A stretch of DNA from Odontesthes bonariensis isolate fOdoBon6 chromosome 5, fOdoBon6.hap1, whole genome shotgun sequence:
ACTGTACATTTTATGAATCCATCTCAGTTTCAGATGACTTCATTGACAGACTTTCTGCTCCTTTTTAACAATAAGTAACAGGACATGGGTGCTTCCATTATACTTATTTCTTTATCTTATTTCTCAGTggatgtgttgtttttgttgacaAATACATTGAGCTGTGGCACATTTTTGGAGGTAGTAAATTGTTTCCGGACATGATTGCATATGATATGGTGCTAGATGATTCTcagtaaaacaaattaaaaacaagaaacataAATCATAACTTCTGCTTTAAGAATAAAGGAATCTCACAAAACATCCGATAGGTAGCTCACAAAGATGTTGGGAACCATGCCAATATATGTGTCAAGATTATCTTCTAATGgtatgaatattaaaatcacaATCACAGATCTCAAAAGATGAACTGTTGTCTGATTCCTATTTGGATATAATAGGAAGTGTTTTATCTGACAAGCTGTTTATTTGTGCAAGACAGACTCGTCCACAGATATCAATGCTGCGTACAGCAGTGGCACTTTAAAATGTAATAACTCATTTGATGAATACACTGGTTTTGATTTCAAAATTCTATATGTAATGAATTTCTTTCTACAGGCATGTAACTGAGCCTTTTCTTCTGTGCCATCAATGTAAAATATTTGAGTCAAAGCCTGTTGGAAAACTGAGAAAGAAACATAACAAATTTAAGAAACAAATGTGAGTTAAGGTTTAAGATGTCATTTATTTGTATGGAAAATGCCTGCACATTATTCACAATTCATCAACAACATTGGAGTTGGAATAATAGCAAAAAATGTAGCAGAGCAAGATTGTGGTGAAGGGATCAGGCTTAGTTGCTGGCCATGGTGCTCTCCAGCCACTCGTTGAAGATGCAGACCTAAAAAGTGAAGAAGACCAATGTTAGAAAAGATAATCAATGTGTCATTGCAGTTCAGACAGACAGAATTGAGCTCAGCTTGACACAGAGCCTTCTTTAGACATTTTTCCTCTTCAAAAGTTACCTTGGCGTAGACTCCAGGGTGGTCCCTCTGAGCACATCCATAGCCCCAAGACACAACACCCTGCAGCTCACCGTTGCACACAACGGGGCCACCAGAGTCACCCTGACAACAGAGAGTGAAGTGAGTATTAAATGACAACATAGCTGATTTGTGTGTTTTCTATATGCTGATTTCTGCATGAACACATTCAAATACCTGGCAAGAGTCCTTGCCTCCCTCCAGATATCCAGCGCAGAACATGGCATCAGTGATCATGCCAGGGTAGGAGTTCTTGCAGTCACGATCAGACAGAATGGGAATATTCAGGCACTGCAGCTTGTCACCGTTAGCACCTGGGGAATAAAAGTAGATTTAAAGAAAATTTTAAAGATGCAtttgtaaaaaagaaataaacatgaGAGTAGTGCATGAATCATAACTCACTGGAGCTCATGGTGTTGCCCCAGCCAGCAACTCTGCACATGGTGCCAGCGGGAGCACAGCTGGAGGGCAGAGCCACGGGCTGCACGTTCTGGTTGAGGGTGGCGGGCTTGCTCAGCTTGATCAGCATGACGTCATTGTCAATGTTGTAGGAGCTGTATCTGGGATGGCGGATGACTTTGGAGGAGCTGATAAACTGCTCGGTTCCCTCGTTGACCCGGATGTGGTGCTCGCCCAGACGCACCTCAACACGGctgaaacaattcaaagtgtcaACATAGAGACACACAAAAATATCCAACAAAAGCTAATCAAAGCAAATCCAAGCCGTAATTTTGAATGAACGAGGAAAACTTTATGCTTACGACTTGTAGCAGTGAGCAGCAGACACAACCCAGTTCTCATTGACCAGGGAGCCACCACAGAAGTGGTATCCAGAGTTCAGAGACACCGTATGGGGCTCAGTATGGGGCTGGCACTCAAACCCTCCGACGATCTTGTCGTCATCAATGGCAACTGAAAACACAGGTCAGTAATttgttaatctttttttcttttacacttttGGAGCAAGGCTGAAACATAGCTTAGGAAGTGCATTTGAGCCACAATGTAATTTTGAAAATTTGAATCTATGCTGGATAAAGTCGTCACATTGAATAAAACCTGATACTCACAGGCAGCTCCGATGAGCAGAACGAAGACCAGAGACCTCATGATTGCTGAATGATCCTGTTGATGAGAGGACTTCTTATCCAGCCCTCGTATATATAGTAAGGTAGCTCTCTGTTTGCCAAGCGAAAACACCTCCCACTGTTATCTTTGACCAATCAGCATCCTGGATAAAATGTCCTGGATGCTGGAAAGACAAATATTTCTTGGGCTGAGTGTTGGTCTGTAGAAGCATGTGAAATTATATACAAACTATATATACACTTCTAGAAGTAGATTAAATGTATGTGTAAAAATAGAATAGTAATGTACATGCACTGTAACAATTATGTGCATTTCTGTAAAGTAACAATTCATATTACATCTACTTATTGATCTCTAATTACATACTGACTGTATTTATTGtatatatttatcttttttcttgGTATTCTTGCATAAACTGAGAAAACATTTGTAGCAAAGTCTTCTATATGGAACAACACATCAGGAACAAGATGTAAAACTTACAGTATTCATCAACCTCGACATAACTGTAGCTCAGCAGATGGCACATTTCACAATCAGAAGTGCTGAGTCTAACTACCCAACCCACGTGTTCATACTGTAGATCAGCTACTGGGTGTTGACTcaagaaagtgaaaaaaaagacagttcaTATTTAACCTTCATGGTCTtcgggtctgtgggacccattttcagtttttagcttaataaaaattatacaaataattattttttcaaactAAGATTCATTGGCCGTGGCTCATTTTCTATGAGGAacataaatcagaaaaaaatttcaaggacccccccccccctgtataCCCCCTCATCACATTTATATTACATACAGGGTCTTCGGGTCCCGGACCCGGGGCTAGTGAAAGTGTGGAAATCATAGGTCCTGTGCAGCCTTATTTTCCCTTACTCCTCTCtgggcctctgtgtgtgtgtgtatgttggtaATTTACCAACTTTGTTGCAAAATAAGAGCACCCAACACTTTCTGAACCCAGATTTCCACACATTTCACTCTCTGTCTTGCAGGAATCAATCTTGGGGACCTGACACTATAAATAGCTCTGTCAGCGTGGTTCCATACCACACCTGATCAAGATGGCAAAGCGATTCTCTGTTCAGGCTGCCTTACAGTTGATAGTTGAAGAGACAGAGGGTTTTGATGGTGATGCAGAGGAAGTAGAATGTGAGGATCACCCGAAATGATTATGGACCATAATGCCACAAAAGGAGGGGTGGACAACCTCGATAAGCTGGTGACTGCTTACAGCTGCAAACGGAAGACCCTACGATGGCCTCTGGTGATATTCTTTGATATGTTGGATATCTCCTTGTACAACACCTTCGTCATTTGGATGCAGAAGAGGCGTCTCTTTCTTGAGgaattggggaaaatgttggtgAGACCTCAGATTGAGAGAAGACGACATCTTCCAAGAACCCCAATCTCTGCAGCCATTGTGAGGAGGATTCAGGGGGAAGATGATGGTGCCACATCCTCCCAAATGACAGAACCACCATCTGCAGAGCCTGAGGTAAGTGTTTGATGCTGTTGCAGTATAATAATTCATGTTTCTGAGAGAGAGAAGTGTTAGTAAAGATCCTTATCTTTTCATTATTCTAGATGGccagcaacatcaaaaagaagcgctgtgaagtgtgtggacccaagaaggagagaaaaacacaatatacatGCACCCAGTGCAAGAAGTACATATGCAATACACACGCAGTGAAACTCTGCCCCTCATGTGAGGTATAGTCTGGTATGAAAATAGTTGTGTTCAATGGGGCCAATGTGTTGTTCAGACAGATGTTGTGTAAACTGACCTTACTAGGTTGAATTTCTaatgaaattcaaataaataatacttgcttcatttgtacatttgttgATCACTTTCCAGTTATGCCTGTTTTATGATGCATTTCCTTATTTTGTTACATTCTAAttagaaaatgaacaaaaatgagtggcatttttattcataaatttaatttaacaaaggcaaagggaaaaaaattaacataTGTGTTGTTTATAATACTTGCAATTGGGATGGAGTAAACATCTGCAgagttttttaacaaaaaaatgtttgattatgttgaattaaaagccccaaaaagcaATGGGTCCACCAGACCCAGCAGGACTCCCTGTGTAACAAAAAGACGAGGACCCTATAAGGGTTAAATGACATATGACTGTATTTAAAATCTGCCCTCAGAACGTAATTTTCATAATGATGAATGCAGTTCCACTGACATTTACTGAGGATTCTTTGTGTATAAAAGTTTTCAGCTGTACAGAGAAAAGTAACATTGAGAAACTGAGATCAAGAATAATTCATACAACTGGCTTGATAAAATAATTCCACAATTAGTGTTACTGATAAACTAGTTATATACAAAACAACCCACAGAATCAACCTGACTATTTTGGAGGTGTAAATGGTTTCGGACACACTTTTTCGAAGCTATTTGCAGATTTAAGAATATTATTTAAGGATTTATTAATGTTTCTCATCAGCACCATTAGgtatcaaatcaaatatttttttacgGAGAAAAAATTACATTAAATTGCCAACAATTTTTACATTGTTATAATTGgttttgttcttagacattaggaatgaaataagtctcagtacttttccatatgaccttaagtgatgcaggagtagacagacaaaacaatcaggaaagtctgggaaaccaagggcagattgatacacacacattatttgaattcctcacagacattatttgagttagacaattcatatccaatcacatttgatcaacaagggatccacctcgggaaactaggagacatatatacgaggtgtaaccggggatacggggctcggtctgacggattcctgcgagagttctgtcagactgagaccagcgctgaaatgctccacttgttgccataccaataaagacttcattttcacttgaatttactccggtccgttcttgagcctcctactaaaagaacccgatctaacaaatggtgccgtgacacgaggttcgaaggctaaaggaccaccgtgccgtgcgaccgaccccgtccgagggaggacgcctcgaggtgattggagggacagcttttttcagacaatcaggcgccagagaaaaggtgagcagaacaccacttaatgactaaatgtgaaatATCTGCATATTGGGTAaactaaatgaagttgtctgaattaagttgtcctctggtcatagtgaatccaagtgttaatgtactgtctgatgtttgcattgaatggtaacacgtGAAGTATAATACACATAGTCTCACATAGGGAAAGTgaataagtgtcctgacaagtgaattcgaacaaagtgacaagataaattcattttataaatgaatgtcCCATGCGGGGAGCTTGTCTTCAAATTGTTTCCGTGCACTAATAGCTAGGTGTGGCCGAAGTAGTTTATAAAATCCCCAAATTGAGGGGGTAaactaagtaaataaataaaattagtggAATTCCGACACGGAAGGTTTCTCCTCTGACGAAAGTTAGAACGAGGGATTGAGACCTCCGGGGTGCGAAGCGGTCTATAATCCCGAGACAGTCGGTCTGACAATTATACTGTAGGAcacagggtcagatttttttttattttcatgcaactgtggggtggggttcgccgctcgaagatatttgactgcgccagcagatctcgagtggtttctgttcaatattggggttggtatagataaaaagAGGGGAGAACAAGTGGCTGCGCGTGCTATACGGGTCGCTTTGTTCGGGGAAATCggtatttttatggtgtgacccaaagttttggaataaacaaatgctttgataagtggagcgcacagaacacagcgttctgcgtagaagtttcttcactactttcagcatttgggcaaCTAAGGCCTTCCATATACTTTGAATAACACgtgtataacttttgaatatgtcacaaaaattgattgacgactggaaaaaatgcaaatCCGGCTCGCTGGGGTCGGTGCTGGTTGACACGttagaaagatggaagaaatggTCCCGGGGTGAGAAGTAAAACGAGAGAcagataaattggactggaaaaatgcagaaaaaagagtgtgcgagtttgctccactgaggctgagtgtgtgtgttcaaaatgttttcaaaacaaacgagagagtaagaatcaagcacatgcataatacagaaggaaaaagttgatatatgatatatttgatcccaaagtttattgacaaaagttaataattgtttttcagcatcaacgcactaataagagacctgtaagaaagaattaacagatttggaggcttgacctgaggcctgaagttactaactaaagatcagctgtgcagcagcattacaggaaataatgaataatgaataatgaaaagcctcaaacgctttttgagccataatattcccaatttaatttatagttgttctctttgtcataaatgcgcacaccctaagattgtctcTTCTCAaccctgtttttcctctcattcagccctgagtgttagaacaatccaaacagactctgagtgatcattggcctgtgtttataatgatatactgATTATAATAAGGGTTTAATTTTGTACTAAAGCAATTAGTattgattcatccatctattttaaaatgcatatgattaggaaagacaccaaagtattaaagcttagcctttattgttattaggagatattaacttgactttaaaattttagctgctctaaatttcctctgtctctggtcaccaattcaatagtcaatagttatcaccaatatttagattcaaactaaaacatttcactatttaactaaatcatttaactacttaactgcagcagatctatgaaacaattaatatgctcttttaacaaagaagcaaataggtttaaaaatacagaaaggacagctgcagcaaagactgagccataacaagacaagtcaaggtttgtttttatggcacatttaaaaacagtgagcacagggcagcttagaaagccaaaataaagatcTATGCAGACACTAACCcactattttacatgatatataatatatgacctatatattaatgttttcaggtggtcccacatgaggcctggacggggagaaaataccctgtccatagcttttttgggacactatgaggacttgtgtgaatgtgagaaaaaggttcggttgccaagcgacagccatggtgagtgggggctgaggagatcccaaagggggagttcccaaagggggcactaacggcttgggggacaagggctacctgagggagaaggagaaggacgccaataggtggcgtgatggttgaaagaaaaaggatatgaatgggatgaatgaaatgttccgtaattaggtgttttgggtcatcggaagacgttccattagagatgaccagaaagtttttaatccactacactaaatcgatcaatcaatcagacgttatttatatagcactttacatagcacttctcatccaagacaatatttcagataaaacaaagcagtgaaacccaaggccacatacagacacatgcacactcacatataaagccacgcacacacacacacacacatgccacacatactggaagcAAAATCAGGAGCAGGGACCACAACGTGATcctcaaacaaaaataaaggataaattaggataaataaagaaataaaatgaaccgatgtttttaatatctgtatggaaacatggtatggtatcatgtgatgttagaaacagctctgatgtcacaccgttGGTACCACATGAGGTGTTTCTAATTCAGTTAGAACCGGAAAAAACGgaatgctgatcctgaactgtctgtgtacggctcagcatcacgaaacacagccactggtaagaattaaacaacattattactagcaaacaagtaagaataaagcagattatgctgaaagtttatttttaacgctcggacctgaattaagagaggacagacaatatttaacctaaacaagttaatcagttagtcattggaaaaatgtctgctttcttgatgctgtgctgctcccaaaatgagatctaaccacaaatatgtctgtcctgcagcacacaacaacacaggaggagaaactgcagtggagcagttcggcaattaattaacaattaatcatggtttactaaaacttctccaattttcccaaaaagtctgtgtgtgtttgtgtcttcttttgcattaagacttcccggacctggaaaaggaagacatggaatcaaactcataATATGAAAACCACTGTTTGTTTACTTAGGCCCCAATGAAAATATGACGTTTGCTtgagcaaacccagaaatgcaatatatgtttgtcatctgttgtctgTCATTTGTTGTCCCAACCTGTGTtgtctggtgttgagtgttgtttgtgtgttgttatgatcccaaaactgaacgatgatttttccacagcagaattatcctaaaaacaaggattataccaactgtgctgatgttgatgttgatcgtgatgatgtgttccctaaatgatttgaagtttgtcacagcaaaataaggtgatggtactggatttctcattagggctgcacagcagtttgatgactattctggttcctaaaagcaagggttataccaactggccagttgttttgttttggtttatgtttattttatgattttttatttgatttttatttattttatttattttggtttggttttgtttggggtccatatgaaaaataaattaagaatgaattgggcattgaaattgaacctttcaaagagagatgccctaagtataaaaatacagtgcaTTGAATActtttatatacatttatatgtaGTTACAA
This window harbors:
- the LOC142380248 gene encoding trypsin-1-like, which encodes MRSLVFVLLIGAAFAIDDDKIVGGFECQPHTEPHTVSLNSGYHFCGGSLVNENWVVSAAHCYKSRVEVRLGEHHIRVNEGTEQFISSSKVIRHPRYSSYNIDNDVMLIKLSKPATLNQNVQPVALPSSCAPAGTMCRVAGWGNTMSSSANGDKLQCLNIPILSDRDCKNSYPGMITDAMFCAGYLEGGKDSCQGDSGGPVVCNGELQGVVSWGYGCAQRDHPGVYAKVCIFNEWLESTMASN